The Nitrospirota bacterium genome has a window encoding:
- a CDS encoding GspH/FimT family pseudopilin, protein MQGRPETEGFTLVELLVVLAIMGIVVVAMGFQYDGWIGKHRVESKAREIYADMMNARARAIDRNRVHFVNMPAADTSKFLIYEDSSPSPDGDGSLSTAQDAVVVNTTVPYRLTGAERQFIIDPRGIIVNSAGLPNTGAAIRLEDVDGADLNADYDCVAVSATRLNVGLWNGTSCGTNE, encoded by the coding sequence ATGCAGGGACGGCCGGAGACGGAGGGTTTCACCCTGGTGGAGCTCCTGGTGGTGCTGGCCATCATGGGCATCGTGGTCGTGGCCATGGGGTTTCAGTACGACGGCTGGATCGGCAAGCACCGCGTGGAGAGCAAGGCCCGGGAGATTTACGCCGACATGATGAACGCCCGCGCCCGGGCCATCGACAGAAACAGGGTGCACTTCGTGAACATGCCCGCCGCGGACACCTCGAAATTTCTCATCTACGAGGATTCCTCCCCTTCCCCCGACGGCGACGGCTCCTTGAGCACCGCACAGGACGCCGTCGTGGTCAACACGACGGTGCCCTACCGGCTGACGGGCGCCGAGAGGCAGTTTATCATCGACCCCCGGGGAATCATCGTCAACAGCGCGGGCCTTCCCAACACCGGCGCCGCCATACGGCTGGAGGACGTTGACGGAGCGGACTTGAACGCAGACTACGACTGCGTGGCCGTAAGCGCCACGCGTCTGAACGTGGGGCTCTGGAATGGAACATCCTGCGGCACGAATGAATAG